The Brachionichthys hirsutus isolate HB-005 chromosome 8, CSIRO-AGI_Bhir_v1, whole genome shotgun sequence genome contains a region encoding:
- the LOC137898639 gene encoding peptidyl-prolyl cis-trans isomerase FKBP11-like — protein sequence MAALLRGSVMSCVFLLVLLAAFSCEVSRGEERAAGELRLETLVKPETCSVVSTLGDTLRIHYTGKLLDGKVIDSSLSTDPLVVELGKRAVIAGLEQSLVGLCEGQKIKATIPAHLAYGKKGYPPTIPGGAALEFEVEVVSLAQQTAWQKTVNDVFPLVCLALVPTLLGFVGLYLYTKSNAEKPSKKKDKKSKKK from the exons ATGGCCGCTCTGCTCCGGGGCTCCGTGATGAGTTGCGTCTTTCTCCTCGTCCTGCTCGCGGCTTTCAGCTGTGAAGTCTCCCGTGGAGAAGAACGCGCAGCCGGAGAGCTTCGGCTGGAGACCCTG GTGAAACCCGAAACTTGCTCTGTGGTCTCCACGCTGGGAGACACGCTGCGGATCCACTACACG GGTAAACTACTGGACGGAAAGGTGATCGACTCGTCGCTATCCACGGACCCCCTTGTTGTCGAGCTGGGGAAGAGGGCCGTCATTGCGG GTCTAGAGCAAAGCTTGGTCGGCCTGTGTGAAGG GCAAAAGATCAAAGCCACCATTCCAGCTCACCTTGCATACGGGAAAAAAGGATACCCTCCCACAATTCCAG GCGGCGCCGCTCTGGAGTTTGAGGTGGAGGTCGTTTCTCTGGCGCAGCAGACGGCGTGGCAGAAAACGGTCAACGACGTCTTTCCCCTCGTGTGTCTGGCTCTAGTGCCGACGCTGCTCGGCTTCGTGGGGCTTTATCTCTACACAAAGTCTAATGCTGAGAAGCCGAGCAAGAAGAAGGAtaagaagagcaagaagaaaTGA